The nucleotide sequence GAGGGCCTTTATCCTTTCAATTAACTTTTGAGAGTGAAATTAAAGTCCATTTACTAAATTTGGATTTTGCTAGTATGTTATGAAAATTGAACCCAATCCCACATACAAGTTGTGGAAATTGGATCCAGGTTTACGCTAGGTGTATGAGCGAACATTAAAGTTGCATTTGTATTCTACATTGTTGAGATGCGTCTTTGGACAACCTCATCATTTGATATAGTTTTCAAAAGTGAAATTGAATAACATCTAATAATATCATGGTGTCCACAAAATCATATTGATTACTTCTAATTCAACAACTAGATTGATTAAtctaggcttaatacatgctttggtcccttaacttatttttgaattttattttggtcctttaattataaaatgtctcaatttggtcctataAGTATACATTCGTTTACCCAAATGGTCCTCtctgttagttttttaatgtctaacatttttaatatgattttaacCGTTTGATTGCAGGTGCACTGTATATAACTGTGAACCACctatatctaatttttttccttttcttcttctccttcaatGTTCTTCCTcttgatcttcatcatcttaaacATATGTTCATATAAACCcagaaattttttaacaaacaaaccaATAAAAAGCAAAAATTGATTGAATTCTTTACTGATCactaaaatctaaaattaattgattccaattgctaaaaaaaatctagaattgAAACACACCAATTCATCAATTTCTTCCTCCATTGAAAAGAAAGTTCAGCCATAAACAAAGCTTCAGCCATGACAGAACCAATCAAAGCAAGTTCAGTCATATACCAAAGCATGATGATGTTGCAGATCTGGCCTGTAGTGTTAAAAATCTTATCagttttttttggttcaatatCGTTATGTAATTTTgctcaagaaaaacaaaataaacatgcatTTCTAAGGCTTTTGTTCAATATTGACAATCAAAAGCTCTCCCTGATTCAAACACTTCCTTCATAAATGATTGGCTAAAATGCATttttgaccccctatgtttGTCATAGTTGTAATTTtagccccctattaaaaaaaccattttttagcCCCCTAACTTCATCCCCTTTTACAACTCATAGGCCCCCTCTAATTTCGATCGGGTCAAAGGCCATGTGGCTCAAGATTAAAAATCAGTGGTCAAGATTAAAATAACTCACATGCTCCCTCTCTTAGCTAATACTTTTCCTTAAACCCATTTacatttcatcttcttcaacctaCCAATCTACAGTGTCTCTTTCCAGCATTTAATCACCATTAAAACTACTGCATAATTCACTTGTTCATCTCCTTCTATCCTGCGCCATTCTCGTTCTCTGCCAAAGGCGACGGTGAACCGACATCTCGTATCTATCTCACTCGTTCACTCTCTCCCTTGTTGTCTCTCTCCGACCGTCTTCCCTCCCTtgtcctctctctctctctctctctctctctctctctctctctctcttacacTCACAATCGGCGCCGACGGGAACCGTGACAGGTGAAGATGCCGTCGACAATGTGAGGCAGCAATATAAGGGGAACCACCGTATATGTTCTCGTTCTCCACAAAATCTGTTCCCGTGattctttcctttctttttccaaaatatTTATTACGATTTTTGAAACTCCAAAAGGAAAGGGAACAatctttttatcaattgaaGTGGCAAAGAAACAAATCATGAAGGACATGAAGGAGAGAGACCTGTGAACAAATAACCTGGATTTGAAAAACCCATATACAAAATAGAGACGTGAGAGACCTGTGAAGGGATACAATAACACTAAAATTGAATCTTTAAAACTTGACCACTGATTTAATCCTAAGGCTATTAATTATTTCTATCATTCTTttccatttaaatttaattcaataatagcctttgacttggtcaaaattagAGGGGGCCTATGAGTTGCAAAAGGGGGCGAAGTTAGGGGGCTGAAAAGTGGTATTTTTTATTAtggggccaaaattgctactttgacaaacatagggggccaaaaatGTGTTTAAGCCTAAATGATTTTTAgacaattaattttttggttGACAAGCATTTAAgatttccttttgttttgtgAAAGATTGATGAAGAACATTGATAATTTTGAGATATGTGTGCCTATTTATAtggatatgttgttgttgttgttgttactcttcttctttcttttattttttttctttctcttttcttctaatCATGGAGGATTGAAGGAAAATTAATGTAATTGATTTTATGGGTTGAATTTTCAGTAAAGAGAAAATGGATTAGTGGAACTAGAAGGAGAAGAGGGGTGGTGAtaattgaggttttttttttgagcttgtGTGTTGTTTTTTCGAGTTGGTATGAAGATTATGTTGAAGATAAAGGagaggaaggaagaagatgaagacaagaaaaaaaataagttgttgttggtttATTATTAGATAAAATATACCTGCATGATCCAacggttatttttttttagaaaaaagatcaaatggttaaaatagaaagtctatggtggaccacatATAGTATTTGTCCAGGAAAAGACTGAAATAGATAACGACATAATACATAAGGGATCAAATAGAGACGTTttttagttaggggaccaaaataaaatccaaaaataagttaagggaccaaagcatgtattaagccattAATCTATCATTCTACAAAACTTATAcatcatttcttttctttctttttttaaccaTGTTATTGGTGCAAGTATTCCATCGACTCTTCTCAATGATTAATCTTCGTCGGAAAATTCGACTAACTATCTTTAACGTGGTCACTCCTCACAGACATATTTTTTCATAGTTATCTTATGAGAGTTGTACGGTTGAGGGTGTCTGTTGAGCCTTAGGGATGAGCGCGTGATGCTCAAGTTGTTGGGTTGGATACTCGGATTAGGCCTTGTCATCCATATATGTTAATGGAAAAATGTGTAATAAATAGTATAATAGAAAAGTGTTTTTTAAATAGATGTAaattcacaaaataaataagaaagacAGTAAACTAACCATATAAATGCTTATCATATTCTAGGTTGTCTCAAAATTATAATGCTTCTTAATTCTTACTATCATATTCAAGGTTGCTCACATTAAAAAATGAGCATATAATGCTTCTTATCGTccactatttttttaactatatgtattgcatttttttatatataaaaaaggatatttaatttttggttgAGAGGAGGTGGTTCTAGTTACAACTAAGTTCACAATGTAATGATGTATGTATAGAGGCCCCCACAAAACATagaggaaattaaaaaaatgagacCCACATGGCATAAACaagtatgagagagaatggTCCTTCACATGGACATGTTCCCTTTCCTCTTCCTTTAAGCCAACGCTCCTgatttctctcccaaaacagCATCTTGACCGTTCCTTATGGTAAACTATGTCCCACCTTTGTCCTCTAAATGTAGGGACAGGTTGCTTTCAACTTTGTTACTCCTTCTACCGACACCTTTCCTTGTCTTTCTCCATTATTTATTCATCTATTCATTCAATACAAAGATAATTAATGGCACCTTCTCCtttatcatcatatataaaatacAACCTTGCATACTTGTTTTTGCATCTCACATCTCTTTAACATCTCACAAAGATTATCAAAGTTTAAGCACTACAAGGACTTTCTTTCTTGCTTCTATACAATTGTTAGAGAAATTCTGAATTATTTCAAAGATGGAAAACAAAGTTGCATATGAGAATGATCTCAACATGAAGGCTACTGAGCTAAGATTAGGACTTCCAGGGACAgaacaaaatgaagaacaaaaagcaaaaatttCCAACAAAAGACCATTGACTGAAACTTCAAAGGATAGTGGTTCAAAAACTTCTGATGATGCAGCACCTCCTTCAAAGTAAGTTCAAAAGAATTATCAAGAACTTTAAAggcttcttttttatttctaccTTATAAAGGGTTGCAAGACTTGcaagatatttttattttggtatctGAAATTTTTTGAGTTAATTGATTaacgatgaatatttttttgacttGCAGGGCTAAGATAGTGGGGTGGCCACCAATAAGATCTTACAGGAAGAACAGTTTGCAAGAGGCTGAGGCTTCTGGGATTTATGTGAAAGTGAGTTTAGATGGAGCTCCTTACCTTAGGAAGATTGATTTGAGGGTCTATGGTGGCTATGCACAACTCCTCAAAGCTTTGGAAAGCATGTTCAAGTTAACCATAGGTAATTATTCTGAAAAAGAAGGTTATAAAGGATCTGAATATGAACCTACATATGAAGATAAAGATGGTGATTGGATGTTAGTTGGAGATGTTCCATGGGAGATGTTTGTGACTTCTTGCAAAAGACTAAGAATCATGAAAGGAACAGAAGCTAGAGGTGTttgagaaacaaacaaaaacaacaaagttAGTATGAAAAGTGAAGTGTTTTGGTGTGAAGGGAAAAAACAAAGAACCTTTCTGCTTGTGTTATCGGAAGAACTAAACAAATGGATTTTTGAATCACTGTAGTGTATGCTATGCTGCTATCAGCATACATATCTATCTGAAGTTGTGCTCTAAGGAAGGGAAATGGAAGATACAGTGCAGTTTCTTAGTTTCctcaacattaattaatttctgGTTACTTTAGCATCTAGGAAGAGATGCTATTCTATGCTGTTAATTATTtctactgatttttttttctatgtttcAAATGAGAAATCTCATAGAGATTTGCTATCAAATGAAAGAGATAGAGAAGGGTGCTAATATGTATTATATTGTTAATCCAagttttttcttgtattgatgCAAGATTAATACAGTGTAGTATACCAAGTGTTGTATAAATTTCTTTGTTATTGAATGGACTAAAAATTAAGTATATGTGCACTCCTCTAACTGTCATCTTTATTTGTTTGGATCACATCTCATataatcaactaattaaattccaaaacaaGAGACAATTAAATTTTGGTTTGTTAATCTTTTTGtatatcaataatttaaatatagaCCATCGTCTAGCTTAATGACCAAGTAAGAAGACATGCTAAtcgatataattttttttgttgaacaccttataaagATGGTATCTTTATTTTACATATGCAATTGTcaccttcaaaaacaaaaatatgcaaTTGTCAGTTttctattaaaattttaaaaatcatattggtgttaattttattttttttaacagtcCTTAGGTGACCTCTTCCTTAGTTTAgtacaaatatttattattcatcATATTTACCTGCACACAATCCTTACATATCCAGGCAATTCATTTCTTATCCAAACCTGACCCAAAATAGTGCGCATAAGGAATCTCATTATTAGTCTGCGGATATATATTTAGAGGTGACTATGCAGAGGACAGGGAAGACAATTATTGGTGGTTGGATATAATAATCTACCCAGAAAGTGATctaatatttgataaaaataaaaggtaatGGACAAATAATGCAGAAGACAATATCTATGTTTCAATGCAATATAGTTGGTAATAGTGATAAACAAAATTGTGTTGAATAGTTTATGTTATAGTCTATGGATATACCATATACTACGCAGTGGCCTAGTGGGGGGTTAAGGAAGAGAAGGTTGCTCTATAAATCCATAATGTGGATTTGGACTGTTAAAAAAAAGCACACAGTTTCACACCATCTTAGATCACAACCATTGATTTCAAATCAGACAGTCTTGATTACTTATTATCAAAAGCAATTAGAAACGATCTCAAACGTCAATTTTAGATCGGACGGCTATTACGAATAATTGTGTGAAACTATGT is from Medicago truncatula cultivar Jemalong A17 chromosome 1, MtrunA17r5.0-ANR, whole genome shotgun sequence and encodes:
- the LOC11417809 gene encoding auxin-induced protein 22B; this translates as MENKVAYENDLNMKATELRLGLPGTEQNEEQKAKISNKRPLTETSKDSGSKTSDDAAPPSKAKIVGWPPIRSYRKNSLQEAEASGIYVKVSLDGAPYLRKIDLRVYGGYAQLLKALESMFKLTIGNYSEKEGYKGSEYEPTYEDKDGDWMLVGDVPWEMFVTSCKRLRIMKGTEARGV